AATGTAAAAAAAGTATTAATAGGTTCGGTTATAATTCACAATAGTTTTCACTCTATAATTTCGTTTTAAAACGATTTTATATAAAATTATTCAAATTCAAATAACAAAATATATGCAAAAATTTTTTCGTAAATGATGCTTGTTCCATCTACATTAAAGATATACAACGCTTCAGCCGGTTCTGGAAAAACCTTTTTTTTAGTCAAAAACTATCTCTATGTTCTATTAAAAAGTCCTAATCCTGATGAATTTAGAAGAGTTTTAGCTTTGACTTTTACTAAAAAAGCTTCTGAAGAAATGAAAAAACGTATTCTACAATGTCTTAAAGAATTTTCAAATCAAGTAGTGAAAAAAGAATATTCTTCTTTATTTCATCATCTTGTAAAAGATTTGAAATTAACAAAACATCAATTGTATGAACGTTCTAAAAGAATATTATCTTCTATTTTGCATGATTTTTATTCTTTTTCCAAAAATACAAGTACAATAGATAAATTCACTTATAATATTATAAGATCTTTTATTTCAAATCGAGAAGTCACCTTAGAAATGGATCCCAAAAGGTTTTTATTGAAAATTGTAGAAAATCTACTATATAGATTAAAAAATTCAGAAGAATGGTCAAATATTTTGGTTCAATTTTCCTTGGAAAAATTAAAAAAAGGAAAAAACTGGGACGTCAGAAAAGAACTATTTAAAATAGCTCATCTTATGTTGGAAGAAAATAATTTTTTTCCTATAAAAAAAATTAAAAGTTATTCTTTAGAAGATTTAATTCAATTGAAAAATACTTTGATAAAAAGAACTAAAAAATTTGAAAAAGAGTGCGAAAGACAAGGAGAAAAATTTTTTCTATTTTTAAGAAAAACTTCTATTCAAAAAAATTCATTTATTCATTCAGATTTACCAAGACTTTTTCAAAAACTACAAATGAGGAATATATTTTTTAATCCTTTTAATGAACGTCTTGAAAAATATATTCAAAAAAGAGTATTTTACAAATGTGCTGTACAAATAAATCAAAAAATATTGATAGAAAAAAATAAAGATAAAATACTTTCATTATATGAAGAGACAAAATCTATATACAAAAAAAATGTATCATATTATCTTTTAGATAAATTTTTTTTAAAAAACATTAGTATTCTATCAATAATACATGAAGTAGAAAAAGAATTTCATTTCATAAAAAATGAAAAAAAAATTCTTCTAAATGCAGAATTGAACAAAATTCTTTATGAAAAAATTACTCAAGGAACATTCCCTAAAATCTATGAAAGAATTGGAATGCAATATAAATATTATTTTATAGATGAGTTTCAAGATATTTCATTTTTACAATGGAACAATATTAGAATTTTAGTTGAAAATGCATTATCTGAAAATGGATCAGCTATGATAGTAGGAGATCCTAAACAATCTATATATAGATGGAGGGGAGGAGATTCCGAACAGTTCATAAATATAGTTAATTCTAAATCAAAAAATTACAAAAAAGAATTAAAAACTTTAGAAACAAATTTTCGTAGCTATGAAGAAATTGTTAGATTTAATAATTTACTTTATCAATCCATATCTAAAATTTTTCATTCGACTATTTATCGAAATATATATCAAGATTCTAAACAAAAGATATTTAAAAAATCTGGAGGATATGTAGAAATAAATTTCATTAGTAGTTTAGAAAACGAAAATTACAAAGAATATATTTATTTTAAAATAAAAAATAAAATAAAAAAATTATTGAAACAGAAATATGTTTTATCAGACATTGCAATATTAGTTAGAAATAATCAAGAAGGCTATTTTTTATCTGAAAAACTTGTTGAAGATGGGATTAATGTAAATACTTCTGTTTCTCTGCTAATAAAAAATCATTTGGAAATACAAATAATCATAAATTTTTTTTATATCCTAGCTAATCCCCATTGTTATCAAAAAAGAGTTACTCTAATTTTTTTGTTATTAAAAAATAAATTTATTCGTACTAAAAAAAAAGATCATGATTTTATTATGAAAATTCTTTTTTACCCACTGGATCTATTTTTAAAAAAAATTCTATCAAAAAATTCATTAACATTAGATAAATTATACAATAAATCCATATACAATATATCAGAAGATATAATTGAAGCTTTTGGATTATTGAATAAACAGAACACTGCATCTATCTATTCTTTTTTGGACTTTGTTTATAGATCTATAAAAAGTGTAGGAAATTCTATTATAGATTTCCTAGATTACTGGGAATCTAAAAAGGAAAAAGAAAGCATTATTATTTCTGATCATAGAAATGCTATTCGTGTTATGACTATTCATAAATCTAAAGGGTTGCAATTTCCTGTAGTTCTTCTTCCTTTTACTGATTGGAATGTTGATTCTAAAAATCAAGAAGGAATATGGATGGATGTAAGTCCTCATTTATATCATGGATTGAACGCTGTTTATTTGGAAATCGGACCATATTTCAAACATATAAAACATGATGAAAATATCCGTAATCTTTATGAAGATTACTTATCAAATACAGTATTTGATAATATCAATCTATTATACGTAGCTACTACCCGTTCTATAGAACAATTGATTTTGTTTTCAAAACTAGAAAATGAAAAATCCGTATCATTTTACATTAAAAATTTTCTTCGTGAAAAGAAAATATGGGATGAAAAAAAATATAAGTATTTTTTTGGAAAAGAAGAAAAAAATTATTGATTTATCTCACATGTTTTTCTGCATGATAAGAAGACCGTACTAATGGTCCGCTTTCTACATATTTGAATCCCATTTCTAATCCAATTTCTTTCAATTCTTTGAATTGTTCTGGAAAAACAAAAAAACGAACAGGATAGTGTTTTAAAGAAGGTTGTAAATATTGTCCCATTGTTAGAATATCTACTTTAGATTTTCTTATATCTTTCATTGTTTCAATTATTTCTTCTTTTGTTTCTCCTAATCCTAACATAATTCCTGTTTTTGTGCGAATATTTCGATTTTTTTCTTTGATATATTGCAGGACTCCAAGACTACGATCATATTTAGCTTGAATACGGATTTTTTTTGTTAATCTGGAAACAGTTTCAAGATTGTGAGAAATCACTTCTGGTTTAACATCAATAATTTGATC
This sequence is a window from Blattabacterium cuenoti. Protein-coding genes within it:
- a CDS encoding UvrD-helicase domain-containing protein, producing MMLVPSTLKIYNASAGSGKTFFLVKNYLYVLLKSPNPDEFRRVLALTFTKKASEEMKKRILQCLKEFSNQVVKKEYSSLFHHLVKDLKLTKHQLYERSKRILSSILHDFYSFSKNTSTIDKFTYNIIRSFISNREVTLEMDPKRFLLKIVENLLYRLKNSEEWSNILVQFSLEKLKKGKNWDVRKELFKIAHLMLEENNFFPIKKIKSYSLEDLIQLKNTLIKRTKKFEKECERQGEKFFLFLRKTSIQKNSFIHSDLPRLFQKLQMRNIFFNPFNERLEKYIQKRVFYKCAVQINQKILIEKNKDKILSLYEETKSIYKKNVSYYLLDKFFLKNISILSIIHEVEKEFHFIKNEKKILLNAELNKILYEKITQGTFPKIYERIGMQYKYYFIDEFQDISFLQWNNIRILVENALSENGSAMIVGDPKQSIYRWRGGDSEQFINIVNSKSKNYKKELKTLETNFRSYEEIVRFNNLLYQSISKIFHSTIYRNIYQDSKQKIFKKSGGYVEINFISSLENENYKEYIYFKIKNKIKKLLKQKYVLSDIAILVRNNQEGYFLSEKLVEDGINVNTSVSLLIKNHLEIQIIINFFYILANPHCYQKRVTLIFLLLKNKFIRTKKKDHDFIMKILFYPLDLFLKKILSKNSLTLDKLYNKSIYNISEDIIEAFGLLNKQNTASIYSFLDFVYRSIKSVGNSIIDFLDYWESKKEKESIIISDHRNAIRVMTIHKSKGLQFPVVLLPFTDWNVDSKNQEGIWMDVSPHLYHGLNAVYLEIGPYFKHIKHDENIRNLYEDYLSNTVFDNINLLYVATTRSIEQLILFSKLENEKSVSFYIKNFLREKKIWDEKKYKYFFGKEEKNY